GTTTTGGACCTGTTTTGGCTAAAACAGGTCCAAAACGAATTCTTCCTGGTTTTACAAGAGATTAGATAAATTCCCACAAGCCCAAATTTTCAAATCTTCATATTCCCAGATTCATCAGCACATTAGCACATTAAAGAATTAGCACATTACCCAATGCGTCTCCAATCTAAGCTTACGCTGTTCAGTGCGGCCTCAAAGGTGATCATCTTTCTGGTGATTCTGCTGTTGCTGCCCACCTTGGTGAACAAGGTGGCCCTCCTGAACGCCGATAACCGTTTGCTGCAGAAAGAGGAGAGGATGTACCAGATCATTGAGGACCAGGGCATAGAATCTTTCATCACCGGTGAGACCGGGAATGCCTACGGCAGTTACAACTTGTTTCGGGAGGAGTTTATCTCACTGGAGGAAATCTCTTCGGGGAAGGTGGTCAACAGCATTGAGAATAGCTTGCGCAAGGTAGACAATGCCGTGGTGGAGTACCGGGTGCTTTCTTCTACGTTTGACCTGGGCGGCAAACGGTACCTGCTGGAAATTGGCCGCTCCCTGGACACCATTGGGGACAACAGCAAAATGCTGCAGACCTATGCCCTTTACTTCCTGCTGGGCGTGGTCCTGATCACCATCTTTGTGGACCAGGCCTATAACAAACTGCTGCTGCGCCCGCTCACCCTCATTGTCAAACGCCTGCAGCGCGTGGAGCACCCCAGTGCCTTTACCCCCAAGGAACTTAACACCAATACCACCGATTTCCTGTACCTAAACAACACCATCAATGCCATGATGGGGCAGATACAGGAGGCGTTCCAGAAGGAAAAGGAGTTCATTGGCAACGTCTCGCATGAGCTTTTGACGCCCATCTCCATTCTACAGAACCGGCTGGAGAACCTGCTTTCTGACCCAGAGACCCCTGAAACCCTGCTGGAGAAACTGGTAGATAACCTAAGAACGCTGCACCGTTTAAAGAACATTATCCAGGCGCTATTGCTGATCTCACGCATTGAGAATGAGCAGTACCTCAAGAACGAGGCCGTCAATATTCCGCAGTTGGCCCGTGAGGTAGCCGAGGAAATTGAGGAGCGCGCCGAGGCTAGGGAAGTCAGCCTGCACCTGGACCTTACAGGGGATTTTACGCTCGCTAATGCCAACCAATCCTTGCTGTTTACGCTGCTCTTTAACGTGGTCAATAACGCCATCAAATACAACAAGCCCCAAGGCAGCATTACCATCAAAGGTGAGCCCACTGCCACTGGCTATGAGCTGTCCATCATTGATACCGGGGTAGGCATTGCCGAGGATCAGTTGCCCCACATCTTCAGCCGGTTCAAGCGTTTTCATGCCCCAGACGGTGAGAGCCACGGCCTGGGTCTGCCCATTGTCAATACCATTGCCACCTTCCATGGAATAGACGTTTCCGTGACGTCTGTGAAAGACCAGGGCACCACGTTCAAGTTCCAGTTTCCGGTTCAGGGCTAAGCCGTTTTAGGCCCGTTTTCAGAAAAAAAGGCCTAAAACGGCGCCAGCTTCTGGCCCTCTGTTTTCCGGGTCCGTAAATAGTTACTTTCGCGTTCTAACTAACACAGAAACCATGAAAGTAGGATTTATAGGATTAGGCATCATGGGTAGCCGCATGGCCGCCAACCTGCAGAAAGCAGGGCATGAACTGGTGGTCTATAACCGCACCCCAGAAAAAGCTGAAGACCTGGTAAAAGAGGGCGCCACCCTGGCTTCCAGCCCAGAGGAAGTAGGCCGCCAATGCCGCGTGGTTTTTACTATGCTGGCCACGCCAGAGGCCGTGGAGGATGTAGCCCTAGGTAAAGACGGTTTCCTGAAAGAACTGCCCGGCAACTCGCTTTGGGTAGACTCCAGCACCGTGAACCCCTCCTTCTCGCAACGCATGGCGCAGATCACCCTCAAAATGGGACACCGGTATTTAGATGCCCCGGTATCTGGTTCCTTGATGCCCGCCCAAACCGGCCAACTGGTGTTTCTGGTGGGCGGCGAGGCCAAAGACGTGGAAGAAGTTAAGCCCTTGCTGGAGGTGATGGGCAAGGCGGTGCAGCACATTGGGCCGCACGGGCAGGGTGCCAGCATGAAAATGGTCAACAACATGCTCTTCGGGCAGATCATGGCGGCCTTCGCCGAGGCCCTCCGCTTGGGTACTTCTTTGGGCCTCACCGAGGAAGTGCTTTGCCAGACGTTGATGAACGGCCCTGGGGGCGCCCCGTTCCTTAAAATGAAGGAGCAAAAGCTGCTCACCCGTGATTTTTCCGCGGAGTTCCCCCTGGAGTGGCTGCACAAAGACCTGCACCTGGCCGGGGTAACGGCTTATGAGCAGGGCATTGCGCTGCCTACCCTGCACGCGGCCAAGGAATTGTATGCCCAGGCCAAACAGGCCGGTTTAGGCCAGGAAGACTTCTCGGCTATCTATCAGTTTGTGAACCCCAAGAAATAAGCTTTCCGTTTTTGGGCTGTTTTCTGTAAAACTGCCCCAAAACGGCTTTTTTCAAATCAGGTCCTGCAGGTGGAGGGTGGTATTGAACTCTTTCATCTGGCGGCTGACCTTGAGGGTGAGTTTGCGGCCGGGTTTGTTCTGGAACAGGTCCAGCACCTCACTGAATGACTTTTCCAGGCACGCCTCCCCGTTGATGCTGATGATGGCATCGCCGGCCCGGAGGCCTGCTTTCTCTGCCGGCGAGTCGGGTAACACGTCTGAAACCGTGTAGAAGTTGAACCCCGGAATAGGCGTGATCAGCTCCAGCCCGCTCAGGTTGTATACAAAGGGGTCCCTGAGTTTACTGGTGGGCCTCAGCAGCATCCTGGATTTCTGGTAATCAAACACCACCTTAAAGCGCTGCAGCACGTCGGCCCCCAGGTTGCCGTTACGGTTGTTCAAAGAAAGCGCGTACCTGATGGAAACGGTATCCGGGAAAGAGGCCGGCGGGTTTTTAAGGGTGTATTCGCCTAGCTCCAGGGCTTTGATGCGGGTAATTTCGCCGTGTATCTCGCCGTTTAGGCCCCGGCCCAGGAAGGCTTTGATCCGTTTGTCGGGGAGTTTCACGCCGGGTAAGGTGGGGGTATAGAGCAATAGGCAGGAACTCATTCCGCTGTCCACAATCAGACGCATGGGAAACTTCTGCCCATCTGGGAAAACTGCCTTCACGTTCACGTAGGGCTTGGCATCTTCAATGGTTAAGGGAACCATTGTGCTCTTCCGGGCCTTGCGCTCCGGGTACTTACCTGGTTTATACAAGGTCATTATTTTGTTGGCGTAGTCCATCTCCACCACAAAATTCTGGAACAAGGGAAACCCAATAATGCCGTTCACGTCCATGCCTACCCGGCTAGACAGCTCAAAGATATTTTCCTCCAGTACCAATACGCTTTGGTTGCGGGCCTCCAGCCCCGAGAACCGGATGAGGTTACCAGTAGACAGAATGGCCTGGATACCGGCACCCCGGCCAAGGCCCCGCAGGAAAAGGCTCTGCACATCCAGCAAGGCAATGGAGTCATAGGGGTTCAGCTCAATTAAGATGGTTCGGTCTACGCCTGTGTCCACCACGAAATTGAGCGGCTTGGAATTATTAATCTGGATAGGGATGATGACCAGGTTATGCACCAGCTTGAACGGAATCCGGACCTTATTGCGCGGAAACTCGAATTTGAGCCCTTCCTCCTTATCGGGCATGGTTTGGCCGCTCGCCAGGGCAGGAATCAATATTAACCCCAGAAAGAGGCACCCAATGAAGAAGCTGGTACGAAGCGCAGTATGTGGAGGTTGATCCATGCAGGACTTGTTCAGGCAGAGTAAGTTAAATAAAAAATACCAACATTAGCCGCTTCCATCCTATTCTCAGAGATTTTTTTTAAGGGCTTCCCACGCACCCAAATAACCTGGTGCCCGGCCACCAATCATGGGAACATTTAACCCTTCCGCCGTACTGGTTTTCCCGCGTTTGGAAGGGTAACCAGCTTCTCTTCGCTATGTTTTTAATTCGGGTATCCCTTGGGTTTCCTACAGGAAAGGGGCGGTTTCCTGTTTTTGGCCTGGTTTGCGAAAAATAGGCTATAAACGCATTGTTTCTTTTTCCTAACTTGCCTCTTTGGCGTCCTGGCCCAATCTGGCGGCCATTGCCCACTTGACGGTCCCTTAACTTTGCATCATGCGTGTTTCACCTTTCCAAACCTTGCTGAACCTGGTTTTCACCCAGGAACAAAATGATCTCCAAGCCCAACTAGACCCTTTATACCAGGAGTTGGAACACGCCCTGCAGACGGCCCAACCCGACCGTAAAAGCCAGGAGGAAGTCAGTTTCAGGTTTGAGCGTCTGCGTCTGGGGGTAGCCATTGCCCTGCTGCAACTCCTCACCGACCTGGGCGGCGATGAGGAAAGCGCGCAGGTACGGGACCTCATGCAGGAAGCCTTGCAGGCCACCTCCATTGCCGGCATTGACAAAGTCGTTCAGCACAAAAGCCACCTGTTTGAAGAGCTCTACACCGACCTCTACGTGAACCATGACGCCGAATACATCCTCTCCTTGTTTGAGGCCACGCTGAATGCCTCTACCAAAGAGGAAACCGATGAGATAATTGAAAAGGCCCTGGAAGTAGCCGAGGACCTGGAGTTCCAGGCAGACGAAGACGACCAACCGGAGGCCTAGCCCCTGGTTCTCCTTTTCCCGTACTGCCTATGGAAATCACCCTCACTACCCCCGCCCTGCTGTTTCCGGCGCTCTCCTTGCTGTTGCTGGCCTTTACCAACCGGTTTATGGCCCTGGCCAAGCTTATCAGGGACCTCAAGCATATTTACCAGAACACCCAGAGCCATCTCATCTATGGGCAGATCCAGAATCTGCGCACCCGGTTGTTGCTCATCCGGAACATGCAGGCCTTTGGCATTGCCAGCATGTTTTCCTGCGTGTTGTGTATGTTCATGATTTACGCCGGCTGGCAAACCACGGGAAAGATTGTCTTTGGGCTGGGGTTGGTGCTACTCATGGTGTCTATGGTGCTTTCTTTGTGGGAAATCCAAATCTCTGTGAAAGCCCTGGAACTGGAACTTAGTGACCTGGAGCACAAAGATGACCTCACTCCTTCTGCCGCCCTGACCTGAAGCAAGAAAACCCAGAGAAATATCAAAACAAGTGACCTTCTTTGGGGTTATAAGAATATTAATTTAAAAAAGAACTTCTTATACTTCCCTGTGATTCTCCTGCGTTAGGAGTGGAAGCTGGTATGCAGTTTTTACCTTTGACTTTCTCTTGCCCACACCCTACATGAGTACCTATCATCCGCGCCAGATCGCTATTTCTGATTACAACTATTCCTTACCTGAAGAACAGATAGCCCAGTTTCCGCTGGAAGAACGGGACCAATCAAAGCTGTTGCTTTACCGGAATGGCCGGATCTCAGATGCCCGGTTCACAGATTTGCCATCGGCGCTGCCGCCCCAGTCTCTGCTTGTTTTCAATGACACCAAAGTGGTGCAGGCCCGGCTACGTTTCCAGAAAGCCACCGGCGGTACCATTGAGTTGTTCTGCCTGGAGCCCCTGGAACCGGTGCGCGAGGTACAGCAAGCCATGCAGCAAACCTTTTCTGTGGTCTGGAAATGCCTGGTAGGAAACAACAAGCGCTGGCGCGAAGGGCGGTTGGAAATGCCGCTGGGGCCATACCCGGAAGATGGGGCCTTGTGGGCGGAGCGCCTGGCCCCCGCCGAGGAAGGGTTTGCCATCCATTTCACGTGGTCTCCCGGGAACCAGACCTTTGCCGAAGTGCTGGAACGCGCCGGCCTGTTGCCGCTGCCTCCCTACATGAACCGCGACGCCGAGGAAAGTGACCAGGAACGCTACCAAACCATTTATGCC
This Rufibacter radiotolerans DNA region includes the following protein-coding sequences:
- a CDS encoding sensor histidine kinase yields the protein MRLQSKLTLFSAASKVIIFLVILLLLPTLVNKVALLNADNRLLQKEERMYQIIEDQGIESFITGETGNAYGSYNLFREEFISLEEISSGKVVNSIENSLRKVDNAVVEYRVLSSTFDLGGKRYLLEIGRSLDTIGDNSKMLQTYALYFLLGVVLITIFVDQAYNKLLLRPLTLIVKRLQRVEHPSAFTPKELNTNTTDFLYLNNTINAMMGQIQEAFQKEKEFIGNVSHELLTPISILQNRLENLLSDPETPETLLEKLVDNLRTLHRLKNIIQALLLISRIENEQYLKNEAVNIPQLAREVAEEIEERAEAREVSLHLDLTGDFTLANANQSLLFTLLFNVVNNAIKYNKPQGSITIKGEPTATGYELSIIDTGVGIAEDQLPHIFSRFKRFHAPDGESHGLGLPIVNTIATFHGIDVSVTSVKDQGTTFKFQFPVQG
- a CDS encoding PDZ domain-containing protein — translated: MDQPPHTALRTSFFIGCLFLGLILIPALASGQTMPDKEEGLKFEFPRNKVRIPFKLVHNLVIIPIQINNSKPLNFVVDTGVDRTILIELNPYDSIALLDVQSLFLRGLGRGAGIQAILSTGNLIRFSGLEARNQSVLVLEENIFELSSRVGMDVNGIIGFPLFQNFVVEMDYANKIMTLYKPGKYPERKARKSTMVPLTIEDAKPYVNVKAVFPDGQKFPMRLIVDSGMSSCLLLYTPTLPGVKLPDKRIKAFLGRGLNGEIHGEITRIKALELGEYTLKNPPASFPDTVSIRYALSLNNRNGNLGADVLQRFKVVFDYQKSRMLLRPTSKLRDPFVYNLSGLELITPIPGFNFYTVSDVLPDSPAEKAGLRAGDAIISINGEACLEKSFSEVLDLFQNKPGRKLTLKVSRQMKEFNTTLHLQDLI
- a CDS encoding NAD(P)-dependent oxidoreductase → MFSGSVNSYFRVLTNTETMKVGFIGLGIMGSRMAANLQKAGHELVVYNRTPEKAEDLVKEGATLASSPEEVGRQCRVVFTMLATPEAVEDVALGKDGFLKELPGNSLWVDSSTVNPSFSQRMAQITLKMGHRYLDAPVSGSLMPAQTGQLVFLVGGEAKDVEEVKPLLEVMGKAVQHIGPHGQGASMKMVNNMLFGQIMAAFAEALRLGTSLGLTEEVLCQTLMNGPGGAPFLKMKEQKLLTRDFSAEFPLEWLHKDLHLAGVTAYEQGIALPTLHAAKELYAQAKQAGLGQEDFSAIYQFVNPKK
- a CDS encoding DUF2721 domain-containing protein, producing MEITLTTPALLFPALSLLLLAFTNRFMALAKLIRDLKHIYQNTQSHLIYGQIQNLRTRLLLIRNMQAFGIASMFSCVLCMFMIYAGWQTTGKIVFGLGLVLLMVSMVLSLWEIQISVKALELELSDLEHKDDLTPSAALT